One window of Salvelinus fontinalis isolate EN_2023a chromosome 19, ASM2944872v1, whole genome shotgun sequence genomic DNA carries:
- the LOC129816954 gene encoding tubulin alpha chain isoform X2, producing MRECISMHVGQAGVQMGNACWELYCLEHGIQPDGQMPSDKTCGGGDDSFNTFFSETGAGKHVPRAIFVDLEPTVIDEVRTGIYRQLFHPEQLITGKEDAANNYARGHYTIGKEIIDIVLDRTRKLADQCTGLQGFLIFHSFGGGTGSGFTSLLMERLSVDYGKKSKLEFAVYPAPQVSTAVVEPYNSILTTHTTLEHSDCAFMVDNEAIYDICRRNLDIERPSYTNLNRLIGQIVSSITASLRFDGALNVDLTEFQTNLVPYPRIHFPLATYAPVISAEKAYHEQLSVADITNACFEPANQMVKCDPRHGKYMACCLLYRGDVVPKDVNSAIAAIKTKRSIQFVDWCPTGFKVGINYQPPTVVPGGDLAKVQRAVCMLSNTTAIAEAWARLDHKFDLMYAKRAFVHWYVGEGMEEGEFSEAREDMAALEKDYEEVGTDSVGEEDEEGEEY from the exons ATG CGTGAGTGTATCTCAATGCATGTCGGCCAAGCCGGAGTCCAGATGGGTAACGCCTGTTGGGAGCTGTACTGCCTGGAGCATGGGATCCAGCCGGACGGACAGATGCCCAGTGACAAGACCTGTGGAGGTGGAGACGACTCTTTCAACACCTTCTTCAGTGAGACCGGAGCCGGAAAGCATGTCCCCCGTGCCATCTTCGTTGATCTGGAGCCCACTGTCATCG atgaggtgaggacagGTATCTATCGTCAGTTGTTCCACCCTGAGCAGCTGATCACTGGTAAGGAAGATGCTGCCAACAACTACGCCCGCGGTCACTACACCATCGGCAAGGAGATCATTGACATTGTGCTGGACAGGACACGCAAACTG GCTGACCAGTGTACTGGGCTCCAGGGATTCCTCATCTTCCACAGCTTCGGAGGAGGCACCGGTTCTGGTTTCACCTCCCTGCTGATGGAACGTCTGTCTGTCGACTACGGAAAGAAGTCTAAGCTGGAGTTTGCCGTTTACCCAGCTCCCCAGGTGTCCACGGCTGTGGTGGAGCCCTACAACTCTATCCTGACCACCCACACCACCCTGGAGCACTCTGACTGTGCCTTCATGGTGGACAATGAGGCCATCTATGACATCTGTCGTAGGAACCTTGACATTGAGCGTCCCTCATACACCAACCTCAACAGGCTCATTGGTCAGATCGTCTCCTCCATCACTGCCTCCCTGCGTTTCGATGGAGCCCTGAATGTTGATCTAACAGAGTTCCAGACCAACTTGGTGCCCTACCCCCGTATCCACTTCCCTCTGGCTACCTATGCCCCAGTCATCTCCGCTGAGAAGGCCTATCACGAGCAGCTGTCAGTGGCTGACATCACCAATGCCTGCTTTGAGCCGGCCAatcagatggtgaagtgtgaccCTCGTCACGGCAAATACATGGCCTGCTGTCTCCTGTACCGTGGCGACGTTGTTCCCAAAGATGTCAACTCTGCCATCGCTGCCATCAAAACCAAAAGGAGCATCCAGTTTGTGGACTGGTGTCCCACTGGCTTCAAGGTGGGTATCAACTACCAGCCCCCTACGGTGGTTCCTGGAGGAGACCTGGCCAAGGTCCAGAGGGCCGTGTGCATGCTGAGTAACACCACAGCCATCGCTGAGGCCTGGGCACGTCTGGACCACAAGTTTGACCTGATGTATGCCAAGAGAGCCTTCGTGCACTGGTACGTTGGTGAGGGCATGGAGGAGGGAGAGTTCTCTGAGGCCAGAGAAGACATGGCAGCCCTGGAGAAGGATTATGAAGAGGTGGGCACTGACAGCGTGGgagaagaggatgaagagggagaggaatATTAA
- the LOC129816954 gene encoding tubulin alpha chain isoform X1 translates to MRECISMHVGQAGVQMGNACWELYCLEHGIQPDGQMPSDKTCGGGDDSFNTFFSETGAGKHVPRAIFVDLEPTVIDEVRTGIYRQLFHPEQLITGKEDAANNYARGHYTIGKEIIDIVLDRTRKLADQCTGLQGFLIFHSFGGGTGSGFTSLLMERLSVDYGKKSKLEFAVYPAPQVSTAVVEPYNSILTTHTTLEHSDCAFMVDNEAIYDICRRNLDIERPSYTNLNRLIGQIVSSITASLRFDGALNVDLTEFQTNLVPYPRIHFPLATYAPVISAEKAYHEQLSVADITNACFEPANQMVKCDPRHGKYMACCLLYRGDVVPKDVNSAIAAIKTKRSIQFVDWCPTGFKVGINYQPPTVVPGGDLAKVQRAVCMLSNTTAIAEAWARLDHKFDLMYAKRAFVHWYVGEGMEEGEFSEAREDMAALEKDYEEVGTDSVGEEDEEGEEY, encoded by the exons CGTGAGTGTATCTCAATGCATGTCGGCCAAGCCGGAGTCCAGATGGGTAACGCCTGTTGGGAGCTGTACTGCCTGGAGCATGGGATCCAGCCGGACGGACAGATGCCCAGTGACAAGACCTGTGGAGGTGGAGACGACTCTTTCAACACCTTCTTCAGTGAGACCGGAGCCGGAAAGCATGTCCCCCGTGCCATCTTCGTTGATCTGGAGCCCACTGTCATCG atgaggtgaggacagGTATCTATCGTCAGTTGTTCCACCCTGAGCAGCTGATCACTGGTAAGGAAGATGCTGCCAACAACTACGCCCGCGGTCACTACACCATCGGCAAGGAGATCATTGACATTGTGCTGGACAGGACACGCAAACTG GCTGACCAGTGTACTGGGCTCCAGGGATTCCTCATCTTCCACAGCTTCGGAGGAGGCACCGGTTCTGGTTTCACCTCCCTGCTGATGGAACGTCTGTCTGTCGACTACGGAAAGAAGTCTAAGCTGGAGTTTGCCGTTTACCCAGCTCCCCAGGTGTCCACGGCTGTGGTGGAGCCCTACAACTCTATCCTGACCACCCACACCACCCTGGAGCACTCTGACTGTGCCTTCATGGTGGACAATGAGGCCATCTATGACATCTGTCGTAGGAACCTTGACATTGAGCGTCCCTCATACACCAACCTCAACAGGCTCATTGGTCAGATCGTCTCCTCCATCACTGCCTCCCTGCGTTTCGATGGAGCCCTGAATGTTGATCTAACAGAGTTCCAGACCAACTTGGTGCCCTACCCCCGTATCCACTTCCCTCTGGCTACCTATGCCCCAGTCATCTCCGCTGAGAAGGCCTATCACGAGCAGCTGTCAGTGGCTGACATCACCAATGCCTGCTTTGAGCCGGCCAatcagatggtgaagtgtgaccCTCGTCACGGCAAATACATGGCCTGCTGTCTCCTGTACCGTGGCGACGTTGTTCCCAAAGATGTCAACTCTGCCATCGCTGCCATCAAAACCAAAAGGAGCATCCAGTTTGTGGACTGGTGTCCCACTGGCTTCAAGGTGGGTATCAACTACCAGCCCCCTACGGTGGTTCCTGGAGGAGACCTGGCCAAGGTCCAGAGGGCCGTGTGCATGCTGAGTAACACCACAGCCATCGCTGAGGCCTGGGCACGTCTGGACCACAAGTTTGACCTGATGTATGCCAAGAGAGCCTTCGTGCACTGGTACGTTGGTGAGGGCATGGAGGAGGGAGAGTTCTCTGAGGCCAGAGAAGACATGGCAGCCCTGGAGAAGGATTATGAAGAGGTGGGCACTGACAGCGTGGgagaagaggatgaagagggagaggaatATTAA